From the genome of Streptacidiphilus sp. PB12-B1b:
GCCGCCGCCCAGCCGGTGGCCCAGCCGATAGGCCGGATGCTGGACCGGATCGTCTCCGAGGGCGGGCACCGGGGCGTGGTCGACCTGTGCGTGCTGCGGGCCAACAGCTGGCTGGTGGAGCACCGGGACACGGTGATCCAGACCATCGCCGAGGAGACCCCGGGCTGGACCCCGAAGTTCATCGACCGGCAGGTCGGCGTCAAGGTCTACCGGGAGCTGCTGCGCTTCTCCGAGGAGGTCAGGGACGATCCGCAGCACGCGGCGCGGGGCGCGGTGGACAGCTTCCTGGCGGACTTCGCCAAGGAGCTGCGCACCGATCCGGAGACCATCGCCAAGGTCGAGCGCGCCAAGACCGACCTGCTGGCCCGCCCGGAGGTGCAGGACCTGATCGCGTCCGCCTGGAGCTCGGTGCGCGGCATGGTGCTGGAGGCCGCCGAGGACGAGAACAGCCAGCTGCGGGTGCGGCTGCGCGACGGCATCCGCTCCTTCGGCGCGCGGTTGGCCACCGACCCGGCGATGCAGGCCAAGGTCGACGGCTGGCTGGAGGACGCGGCGGAGTACGTGGTGGACACCTACCGGGGCGAGATCACCTCGCTGATCTCGGAGACCGTGGCGAGCTGGGACGCGGACGAGGCCTCCCGCAAGATCGAGGCCAACGTCGGCCGCGACCTGCAGTTCATCCGGATCAACGGCACCGTGGTGGGCGCCCTGGCCGGGCTGCTCATCCACGCCGTCTCCGCGCTGTTCTGAGCCGCTCCGCTCCCCTCCGGGCCGTCCGCGCCGCTGTGAGAAGCTGCCAGTTCGTCGAGCGGAACGGATGGGAGCGGGTCCATGGCAGCGGTACAGCACGGAATCCAGAGCGGGGCGGGCGGCGGGATCGAGGGCTTCGTCGCCGGGCTGCCCAAGGCGGAGCTGCACGTCCACCACGTCGGCTCGGCCTCGCCGGCGGTGGTGGCCGGACTGGCGGCCCGCTACCAGGGCCGGACCTCGGTGCCGACCGATCCGCAGGCGCTGGCCGAGTACTTCGAGTTCACCGACTTCGGCCACTTCATCCAGGTCTACCTGTCGGTGGTGGACCTGATCCGGGACGCCGCCGACGTCCGCGCGCTGACGTACGGGGTGGCCGTGGACATGGCCCGGCAGAACATCCGCTACGCCGAGCTGACCGTCACCCCGTACAGCTCGGTGCGGCGCGGCATCCCCGGCGAGGCGTTCATGGAGGCCATCGAGGACGCCCGCAAGGCGGCCGAGTCGGAGCTGGGCGTGGTGCTGCGCTGGTGCTTCGACATCCCCGGCGAGGCCGGGCTGGAGTCCGCCGAGATCACCGAGCGCTTGGCGCTGGATCTGCGCCCGGAGGGGCTGGTCAGCTTCGGCCTGGGCGGTCCGGAGGCGGGCGTGCCGCGCCCGCAGTTCCAGCCGTACTTCGACCGGGCGCGCGCCGCGGGCCTGCACAGCGTCCCGCACGCGGGCGAGGCCACCGGCCCGCAGACGGTCTGGGACGCGCTGCAGGTCCTGGGCGCCGAGCGCATCGGCCACGGCACCACCTCGGTCCGCGACCCGCGGCTGGTGGACTACCTGGGCGAGCACCGCATTCCGCTGGAGGTCTGCCCCACCTCCAACATCGCCACCCGGGTGGTCGAGCGGATGGAGGAGCACCCGATCCGGCAGATGGTGGACGCCGGGCTGTACGTCACGGTCAACAGCGACGACCCGCCGATGTTCGGCACCGACCTGAACCACGAGTACACGGTCGCCGCCGGGCTGCTCGGCCTGGACGAGGCCGGGATCGCCGAGCTGGCGCGGCAGGGCGTGCGGGCGTCCTTCCTGGACGACGCCGGCAAGGCCGCGATCATCGCCGAGATCGACGCGTACCTGAAGGGGTGGCAGGCGCTCTGAGCCGGCCGCTCCCGGGGCGGCGGGGGTGGACAGCTCCGGCCAGGTGTCCGGTAAGTTGTATGGACAACTTGTTGGAGCTGTTCATGCCCGATTCACCGGAGGTCGTCCGTCATGTCATCCAGAAGCTCCATGGTCGACCCCGTGAGAGTCATCGTCGTAGGAGCAGGCGCGCTCGGGACCATGCACGCATGGCATCTGGTCGAGCGCGGACATGAGGTCGTCCATCTGGAGCGCGAACCGCAGGCGCGGGGCGCGTCTGTGCGCAACTTCGGGCTGGTGTGGGTCGGCGGCCGGGCCGAGGGGCCCGAGCTGGCGACCGCGCTGCGCGCCCGGGAGCTGTGGGGCGCGATAGCCGAGCAGGTCCCCGAGGTCGGCTTCCGGGCCGACGGCTCGCTGACCGTGGTCCGCACCGAGGCGGAGTACGCGGTCGCCGCCGAGGCCGCCGCCCGGCCCGACGCCGGGGTGCGCGGCTGGGAGCTGCTGGACGCCGACGCCGTGCGCAAGCACAACCCCGCGCTCCGCGGCGAGCTGCTCGGCGGCCTGTGGTGCGCCCAGGACGCCCAGGTCGAGCCGCGGGTGACGCAGCGTGCGCTGCAGGACCGGCTCGCCGCCTCCGGCCGGTACACCTTCCTCGGCGGCCGGGAGGTCCGCGAGGTCGTCGGCCGCGGCGTCCGCGACGACCGGGGCGAGCTGCACAGCGGCGACGCCGTGGTCCTGTGCACCGGCGCCTGGCTGGGCGGCCTGGTCCGGGAGCTGGCGCCGGAGCTGCCGGTGCGCCGGGTGCGGCTGCAGATGATGCAGACCGAGCCGCTCGGCGAGCAGCTGACCACCTCGGTGGCGGACGGCGACAGCTTCCGCTACTACCCGGCCTACGCCGGCCCGGCCCTGGAGGCGCTCAACAGCGCCCAGCCGCAGCACCCGGTCGCCGCCGGGCACCGGATGCAGCTGCTGCTGGTCCAGCGCGCCGACGGCTCGCTGACCATCGGCGACACCCACGAGTACGACCAGCCGTTCGGCTTCGACGTGGTCGAGGAGCCGTACACGTACCTGGCCGGCGTGGCCGAGCACCTGCTGGGCCGCCCGCTGCCGCCCGTGCGCCGCCGCTGGGCCGGGGTGTACGCGCAGTGCGTGGACACCGCCGAGGTGGTCCACCGCCAGCAGGTGCGCGACGGCGTCTGGCTGGTGACCGGCCCCGGGGGCCGCGGAATGACCTGTTCGCCCGCGATCGGCGAGGCGACCGTGACGGAGATGGGACTGTGATGGCTGATCAGACTGCTGCCGGGCGCGAGACCGGGCCGCGTACCCGGCTGGTCGTGCTGGACATGGCGGGCACCACCGTGGCCGACGACGGCCTGGTGGAGCAGGCGTTCGACGCCGCCGCGGCCGAACTGGGCGTGGTCCACGGCACCGACGAGCACGCGCGGATGGTCCAGCACGTCCGGGACACCATGGGCGAGAGCAAGATCAGCGTCTTCCGTGCGCTGTTCGGCGACGAGGCCAAGGCCCAGCAGGGCAACCGCGCCTTCGAGGCCGCCTACGACCGGCTGGTCGACCAGGGCCACTGCGCCGCGCTGCCCGGCGCCGAGAAGGCCGTCCGCGAACTGCGCGGAGCGGGCCTGACGGTCGTGCTCACCACCGGCTTCTCCGGCCCCACCCAGCAGCGCATCCTCACCGCGCTCGGCTGGGAGTCCCTCGCCGACCTGGTGCTCTGCCCGGCCGACGCGGGCGGCCGCGGCCGCCCCTACCCGGACCTCGCCCTGGCGGCGCTGCTGCGCACCGGCGCGGCCGACGACGTCCGGGAGCTGGCCGTGGTCGGCGACACCGGCTACGACATGCTCTGCGGCGCGCGCTCCGGCGCGGGCGTGGTCGCGGGCGTGCTCACCGGGGCGCACGACGCCGAGCGGCTGCGCGCGGGCGGGGCCACCCACGTCCTCGCCTCGGTCGCGGAGCTGCCGCAGCTGCTGCTGGGCTAGGCCCCGCGGCCCCTGTCGTGTGCCGTCCCGGCAGGCGGGACGGCACACGACGGGGGCCCGGCGCACCAGTAGGCTGAGGTCGTCGGGGCAGCCCAACCCACTGATTGAGGAGATGCCGACGTGGCGGAACGCAAGCCGGTCGAGTCGTGGCTGACGGACATGGACGGCGTCCTCGTCCATGAGGGGACGATCATCCCCGGCGCGGACGAGTTCATCTCGCGGCTGCGCCAGTCCGGCAAGCCCTTCCTGGTGCTGACCAACAACTCCATCTACACCCCGCGCGATCTGCACGCCCGGCTGGCCGGCATGGGCCTGGACGTCCCCGAGGAGTGCATCTGGACCTCGGCGCTGGCCACCGCGAAGTTCCTGCACGGCCAGCGCCCGGCCGGCACCGCGTACGTCATCGGCGAGGCGGGCCTGACCACCGCGCTGCACGCGATCGGCTACGTCCTCACCGACAGCCGCCCCGACTACGTCGTGCTGGGGGAGACCCGCACCTACAGCTTCGAGGCGCTGACCAAGGCGATCCGGCTGATCAACGACGGCGCCCGGTTCATCTGCACCAACCCCGACGAGACCGGCCCCTCCACCGAGGGCGTGCTCCCGGCGACCGGCTCGGTCGCGGCGCTGATCACCAAGGCCACCGGGGTGGAGCCGTACTTCGTCGGCAAGCCCAACCCGCTGATGATGCGCGAGGCGCTGAACACGCTGAACGCGCACTCGGAGACCACGGCCATGATCGGCGACCGGATGGACACCGACATCAAGTCGGGCATGGAGGCCGGTCTGGAGACGGTGCTGGTGCTCACCGGCCTGACCCAGCAGACCGAGGTGGAGCGCTTCCCGTACCGCCCCTCCCGGGTGGTGAAGTCGGTCGCCGACCTGATCGAGGAGATCTGAGCGCGCCCCCGGCCGCCTGCCGCCCCCATCCGCCTGCTGCGCTCTCTCCGTCTGCGGCCCCGTCCTCGTGTTCGAGGGCGGGGCCGTTCGGATGACGGGCTCACCCGGTCGGCCCTGACGGAACGTCACCCGGTGTATGTCGTCCCGGCAAAAGCTGGTATCTCGTCATATTTTGGGCTCCGAGGGCGAGCGGGCCGAGACCCACCTCGGCGAGCCCGGACCGAGAGGAGCCCCGCGTGTCCAGCAGGACCGACGAGCAGGCCGAACGATCGCGCGACCGGAGCGGCAGGCGCCCTCCGGGGCCCGGCACCGGAGCCCGGGCGGCGTTCACCGCCGCGGCGGTGGCGGCGGTGCTGGCGGCGGGCGGCGCCCCCGCCTTCGCCGCCGCGACCGGCCCGGACGCCCCCGCGCCGCAGCCGGCCGCCCACCCCGCCGCGCGTACGGCCGCCCTCCCCGGCGGCGGCCACACCGTCACCACCCTGGTGACCGCAGGCGGCCCCGCCGCCGCTCCCGCCCCCGGCGCGGGTGCCGCCGCTGGCACGGGCGCCGACGCCGTCGCCCTGCCCGGGGCCGGGCCGGTGGTGGACGTGATCATGGTCGCCCCGGCGACCACCCGCCCCGGCGGCACCGTGGACCTGCGGACCTTCGCCGACTGCGGCGGCGGCGCGGGCACCGTCATCTCGGCCGCGCTGGCCGCCCCCGCCCCGCTCGCCATGGCCGCCGACGGCGGCCTGTTCGCCCAGGGCGCCGTCGCCCGGGGCGCCCAGCCGGGCGACTACGCCGTGCTGGAGACCTGCCGCGGCAGGACGGTCGCTGCCGGCACGATGACCGTCCGCGCCCTCGGCGCCCCGGCGGCCGGTGGCGGCTGGGGCGCCACCCGGCTGGCCGGCTCCGGGCTGGGCCCGTCCGGCCTGGCCGCCGGGCTCGGCTCCGCCTTCGGCCTGGACGACGCCCGGCCCACCGGCGAGCTGCCCTCCCGCGCCGAGCAGTACGCCTCGCTCGGCTTGATCGGTGCGGCCGTCGCCGCCGCCGTCCTCTTCACCTGCCAGCGCCGACGCGCCCTCCGCCGTGGCTGAGCTGCGGCTGCCGGGACGCTCGGTGCGCCGCACCGTCGGGCTGGCGACCGGGACGCTCTCCGGCTGCCTGTGCGCCGTCGCCTTCGCGGGGGCGGCGCTCGGGCTCGCCCACGCGGACCGGGGGCTCGCGGCGGCGGGCCCGCAGTCCGCCGCCGCGTCCACCGCCTCCACCTCGGACGACGCGCTGCACCGCACGCCCGGCCGGGCCGCCCGGACCGTGCACCGGCCGCTGGACAGGTCCACCCCGATCCAGTTCTCCATCCCCTCCGTCGGCCTGACCGCGCCGCTGCTCGGCCTCGGCATGGACAGCAAGGGGTCGCCCGAGCTGCCGCCGTTCTCGCAGCCCAGGACCGCCGGCTGGCTGCGCGACTCGGTCACCCCGGGCGAGGCCGGCACCGCCGTCCTGGTCGGCCACGTCGACACCCGCACCGGCCCGGCGGTGATGTGGAACCTGTCGGCGGTCCGGCCCGGCGCGCAGGTCGAGGTGGTCCGGCTGGACGGCACCACCGCGGTGTTCACCGTGGACCGGCTGAAGACGTACGCAAAGACCGGCTTCCCGGCCGCCCTGGTCTACGGCCCCAGCCCCGACGCCGAGCTGCGGATCATCACCTGCGGCGGCGGCTACGACCGCGCCCGCCAGGAGTACACCGGCAACGTGGTCCTCTTCGCCCACCTCAGCGGCGTGCGCTGAGGCCGACCCCGGCGGCTGCGTACCATGTACGCAGCTCCCGGGGCGGGAGCGCGGCCTGCGAGAGAGGTGCCCGTGGCAGCAGAACGCTCGGCGGGCCGACCCGCCCGACGCACCCCGGTCTGGGCCAGGCCCCGGGTGGCCGGGCGCGGACCGCAGCCCTCGCTCACCCTGCCCGCCATCGTCGCCGCGGCCGTCGCCGTCGCCGACGCCGAGGGCGTGGACGCCGTCTCCATGCGCCGGATCGCCACCGAACTCGGCGTGGGCACCATGTCGCTGTACCGCTACGTCGAGACCAAGGACGACCTGCTCGACCTGATGGCCGACCAGGTGTTCGGCGAGGGCGGCTCCGGCCGGGGCCACCTGGACGACTGGCGGGCCGACCTGCACCGCTTCGCCGTCGGCTACCGCGACCTGCTGCTGCGCCACCCCTGGCTGCTGCCGGTCGGCCTGAGCCGCCCGCCGCTCGGGCCCAACGTGCTGCGCCGCACCGAGTGGCTGCTGGGCTGCCTGGACGGTAGGGGCCTGGGCATCGACGAGATGGCGGGCCTCACCGGCGTCGTCGTCGCGTACGTCCGGGGCGTGGCGCTGGCCGAGATCGCCGAGGCCGAGGCGGCCCGCCGCACCGGCCGGAGCCAGGACGACTACCGGCGGCTGGTCGGCCCCTACCTCACCGACGTCTTCGCCGCCGGGCAGCACCCGCTGATGGCCCGCTTCGTCGCGGAGGCGGACGACCGCCCCGACCCGGACCGGGTCTTCCGCCGGGGCCTGGAGCGGGTCCTGGACGGCGTCGCCGCGGCCCTCGCGGCGGCAGCCGACGACCGTACCGGCTCGGGGTCCGGCTCTGGGGCGGATTCCGGGTCCGGCTCCGGGTCCGGCTCCGGGCCGGGGGAGGGCTCGGGGACGGGCGGCTGACTGTCAGCGGCACCCGCTACCGTGCTGTGCAGTCGGCTCCCCCCGGAGCCGGGTCGCACTGGAGGTCGCACCCCGATGTCACTCTCACCGTCCCCGCTCGACGAGTTCGCGCTGCCCGAGTCCTGGCAGGGCGTCCTCGCCGGTGAGACCGCCAAGCCCTACTTCGCGCAGCTGGCCGAGTTCGTCGCCGCCGAGCGCGCGGCGGGCCAGGTCTTCCCGCCGAGCGGCGAGGTGTTCTCCGCCCTGGAGGCCACCCCGTACGGGCAGGTCAAGGTGCTGCTGCTGGGCCAGGACCCGTACCACGACGACAACCAGGCGCACGGCATGTGCTTCTCGGTGAAGCGCGGCGTGCGGGTGCCCCCGTCGCTGCGCAACGTCTACAAGGAGCTCGGCACCGACCTCGGCCTGCCCACGCCCGACCACGGCAACCTCCAGGCCTGGGCCGACCAGGGCGTCCTGCTGCTCAACGCGGTGCTCACGGTCCGCGCGCACGAGGCCAACTCGCACAAGGGCAAGGGCTGGGAGACCTTCACCGACGCGGTGATCCGCGCGGTCAACGAGCAGCCCGAGCCGGTGGTCTTCGTGCTGTGGGGCGGCTACGCCAAGAAGAAGCTGCCGCTGATCGACACCAGCCGCAACGCGGTCGTGCAGATGGGGCACCCCTCGCCGCTGTCGGTGAAGCACTTCCTCGGCACCCGGCCGTTCTCGCAGGTGGACAAGGCCCTCGCGGACCTCGGCCGGCCCCCGGTCGACTGGCGCCTGCCCGACTAGGAGCCGCCCCCGCCCCTTTGCCCGCCCGCCGGTGTCAGCCGGCGGCGGGCGCGGTCTCCGGCTCGGCCGCCGCAGCCTGCGCGGGCACCGAGGCCGCCACGGCGACCGAGGCGGACGCCGGAGCCGAAGCCTGCGCCGGGATCTGCGGCAGGGCCGGGGCGTGGGCATGGGCCGGGTCCGCCGGCTGGGCCCGCGCCTCGGCGGGGGCCGTCGCCCCGGCGGCGGACGCCGCCGCCGCGCGGGCCTGCCTGCGCTGCCGCTGCACCATCCGCGCGATCACCGCGCTGACCGCGCCCGCCGCCACGCAGGACACCGCGAAGCTGATCCAACTGGTGTTGAAGGTGTGCGCGTTCAGGTAGCCCAGGCCGACGATGTAGGTGGCCCATACCGTCGAGGACAGCGCCGACCAGCGCAGGTAGTGGCGCGGCGGCTTGGTGCTGGTGCCGACCAGCAGGTCCAGCAGGCTCCGCCCGCCGGTCACGAAGCGCAGCAGCAGTATCGTCCGGCCGCGCTTGGTCTCCAGCAGCCCGAGGACGTGTGCGGCGGCGGCGGCCGCGCCCGGCTTGCGGTTGAGGCGCCGCTGCGCCCACCCGGCCGCCCGCCGCGCGGCCCGCAGCAGCAGCAGGTCCCCGCAGAAGGAGGCCAGCGCCACGGCCACGCCCAGCAGCAGCGGGGAGGTGTGGGAGTCGAGTGTGGCGGCAATCACCACGGTTCCGTCGGGAATCAGCGGAACGAAGGCGTCGGAGACCACCGCGAGCACGGCAGCTATGGATACCCAGGAGGAGTCGAACAGGGACGCAGCCGCGCTCATGGGGCTCCTTGCTGGGTGTTGTTCCGACGGGTGGGGCCGTTCGCCGTAAAACAACGCTAGCCGGTCCAATGATCCCATCCCCGACCGCACTGTCGGCACAGCCTAAACCGACTCTTACTGACGCCACGCCCGGGGCAGGGGCTGCGAGCTGCGGATGGGTCGCTCTGCGTGCGGCGGCGGTCGCCTGCCGTCACCCGTCGGCGGGCGGTCCGGGTCAACCCGTCCGTGGACGTCGTACAGGCGACCGAGGGGTGTCGTCGGCGCCGCCCGGCGGCTGACCTTCGGTCAGAAGTTGGAAGTGGCCAGCCTTCCAGGATGACACATGATCTGATCGCGACCGTCCGTCGTCGCCAAGTGTTTCCCTGTTTGTCATAGGCACGCTATCTACGCGCGTTTCACTCAGTGCTGACAAGAGCTGGACGAGGTGCGGAGTTGGCGAATGGCGCAGTACAGCGAGGTGCTGGCGCGGGCAGGTCGGACGACCCCCGCCAAGCGCATCAAACGTGCACGTGAGAGCCCCATGGGCTGGGTGTACTCCGCTCCGGCTGTGCTGATCTTCGCGGTCTTCGTCATCGCCCCGACCGGCTACACCGTCTACATCAGCACCTTCAAGTGGAACGTGCTGAACACGTCCATGTCCAAGTACATCGGCTTCGCCAACTACCAGGCGCTGTTCGGCTCCAGTACGCCGAGCTTCCTCTCCAGCCTCTGGCACTCGCTCTACTTCAGCGGCGCCACCGTCATCGGCGGAACCGCGCTGGGCCTCGGCATCGCGCTGCTGCTCCAGCGCGGCGGCCGACTGCTGAACGCCGGGCGGGTGGCGATCTTCGCCCCCTTCATCACCCCGGTGGTCGCCACCTCGGTGGCCTGGGTGTGGATCTTCAATCCGCAGTTCGGCCTGGCCAACAGCGTGTTGCGGGCCCTGCACCTGCCCGCCCTGCAATGGCTGCAGTCCTCCACCTGGGCCATGCCCTCGGTGATCGTCTTCAGCCTCTGGCACGAGGTCGGCTTCACCGTGGTGCTCTTCCTCGGCGGCCTGTCCGTCGTCTCCACCGAGATGAGCGAGGCCGCCCGGATGGACGGCGCCAACGCCTGGCAGGAGTTCTGGCACATCACCTGGCCGCAGCTGCGCCCGGTCACCACCTTCGTGGTCATCATCAGCAGCATCACCTCGCTGCAGGCGTTCACCCAGTTCTACGAGATGAGCTCCGGCGGCCCGGACTACGCGACCACCACCCTCAGCTACCTGCTCTACCAAGAGGCCTTCCTGCTCTTCCACACCGGCTACGGGGCCGCGCTGGCGGTGGTCCTCTTCGTGATCACCGCTGCCTTCACCCTGCTCCGGCGCCGCACCGGCAGCGAGATCGCCGACACCCGCTGACGCCGCGCGCCCCCGCGCCCGGTGCGCCGCCGGACGCACCCGCGTCACCCCCGAACGTCACCCTCCCGTACAGCACCACGCACAACAGCACACGCACGAACAGCACCACGCCCGCACCACGTCGCCCGTGCACCACCTCGCCTGCAAAGGGGTCCACCCGTCATGTCCCGCAACCGCCGCAGCCTCGCGCTGCTCGCCTCCGCCACCGCACTCGTCGCCCTGGCCGGCTGTTCCTCCTCCAGCGGCTCCTCCGGCTCCGGCGGCTCCTCCGCCAAGGCCGGGGGCAAGACCACCATCAGCTTCATGTCGATCATGGACAGCGGCGCCCAGAAGACCACCCTGGTCGCGCTGACCAACGCCTTCGAGAAGGCCAACCCGGGCATCACCGTCAACCTGGAGTACCAGACCAGCTACGGCAACCTGCTCGCCAAGGAGACCGCCGGCGTCTCCGGGCACAACGCGCCCACCCTCGGCCAGGTCTACGAGAGCTGGGCCGCGACCTTCGCCAACAGCGATGCCATCCTGCCGGCCCGCACGTACGCGGGCAGCGACAACCCGGCCGGGCTGTCCGGCTTCTACACCGGGGTGCAGAAGGACCTCAAGCTGCCCGACGGCAAGCTGTGGATGTGGCCGTTCAACAAGAGCGTCCAGGTCATGTACTACAACGCCGACATGCTCAAGGCCAAGGGCCTGGCCGCGCCCACCACCTGGGACCAGTTCGCCACCGACGCCAAGGCCGTCTCCGGCAAGGGCGTCACCGCCATCACCGTCGACCCCGGCTCCAGCGCCTCCCCGGCGGGCGGCCAGACCATGTTCGCCGCCCTCGCCGCCGCCTACGGCACCCCCGACGTCGCCCCGGACGGCACCCCGCAGCTGAACAGCGCCGCCGCGGTCCAAGCCCTCACCTACATGAAGACCCTCGAGGGCGAGGGCGCGCTCGCCACCGGCACCAACTACCCCGGCGAGACCGCGCTCGGCGCCCAGAAGGGCGCCTTCGACCTGAGCAGCGCAGCGGGCTACTACTACGAGAACCAGGCCGTGGGCAACAAGTTCGCCCTGGGCACCGAGGTGCTGCCGGTCGGCCCGTCCGGCGCGCCGACCAACATCATGTCCGGCACCAACGTGGCGATGTTCGCCTCCGCCACCCCCGCACAGCAGGCCGCGGGCTGGAAGTACATGCAGTTCCTGGCCTCAGCGTCGAGCCAGGCCCAGTGGTCCGAGCAGACCGGCTACCTCCCGGTGACCCCGGCGGCGCTGCCGCTGATGTCCGCCTTCATCGCCAAGAACCCCTACCTGCCCACGGCCGTCGCCGCCCTGCAGTATGCGGTGCCGCAGCCCGCCTACGCCTGGGTGGAGCAGGTCGAGGGCGAAGAGGTCGTCGCCATCCAGGCCGTCCTGGAGAAGGGCGCCGACCCGAAGTCCGCGCTGGACGCGGCGCAGAAGGCGGCCCTGGCGGACAAGCAGGCCGATCAGTGACCTTGGCCGCACCCGGCGCCCGCGTGGGCGAACGGGCCGGGACGCGTCGCCGGGGCCTCCTCCGGCGGCGCGCCTCGGCGCACCCCGCCCCCGCCCGCAGCGCCCCCTCACGCCCGGTCGGGGCTTCGCGCCTCGGCACCGCCGTCAGCCGGACGGCAGCCGTGCTCGTCGCCCTGCTGTTCCTGCTCCCCTTCTACTACGTGGTCGCCACCTCGCTGAACTCGTCGAGCGCGACCGCCTCCCTCAGCGGCATCCTGCTGCCGCACTGGCACTGGAACAACTACTCCCGGGCCTGGGCCGCCGAGCCCTGGGGGCGGTTCTTCCTGAACACCGTGCTGGTCGGCGCGGCCACCACCGCGCTGGCGCTGATCACCTCGCTGCTGGCCGGCTTCGCCTTCGGGGTGATGCGGTTCAAGGGCCGCAACGCGCTGTTCGTGCTGGTGCTGTCGGTGCTGATGGTCCCCACCACGGTGCTGCTCATCCCGGACTACGTGATCGCCACCGACATCAACTGGCTGAACACCTACTGGATCCAGATCGTCCCCTTCGGCGCCAGCGTCTTCGGGATCTTCCTGGTCCGGCAGTTCTTCCTGGCGGTGCCGACCGAGCTGTTCGACGCCGCCGAGCTGGACGGCGCGGGAC
Proteins encoded in this window:
- a CDS encoding DUF445 domain-containing protein gives rise to the protein MDTLEDSKAERPLGVRYTASDEVKRRGVRRMKAIATGFLVAATVVYALASWGVHDRVGAWAGYVQAAAEAGMVGALADWFAVTALFRRPLGLPIPHTAIIPTKKDVFGRSLGQFVGENFLSVEVVRGRLRALGVGRRLGEWLSAPGSAERVTREASAALRGALAVLRDDAVQAVIGEAVTRRAAAQPVAQPIGRMLDRIVSEGGHRGVVDLCVLRANSWLVEHRDTVIQTIAEETPGWTPKFIDRQVGVKVYRELLRFSEEVRDDPQHAARGAVDSFLADFAKELRTDPETIAKVERAKTDLLARPEVQDLIASAWSSVRGMVLEAAEDENSQLRVRLRDGIRSFGARLATDPAMQAKVDGWLEDAAEYVVDTYRGEITSLISETVASWDADEASRKIEANVGRDLQFIRINGTVVGALAGLLIHAVSALF
- a CDS encoding adenosine deaminase; the encoded protein is MAAVQHGIQSGAGGGIEGFVAGLPKAELHVHHVGSASPAVVAGLAARYQGRTSVPTDPQALAEYFEFTDFGHFIQVYLSVVDLIRDAADVRALTYGVAVDMARQNIRYAELTVTPYSSVRRGIPGEAFMEAIEDARKAAESELGVVLRWCFDIPGEAGLESAEITERLALDLRPEGLVSFGLGGPEAGVPRPQFQPYFDRARAAGLHSVPHAGEATGPQTVWDALQVLGAERIGHGTTSVRDPRLVDYLGEHRIPLEVCPTSNIATRVVERMEEHPIRQMVDAGLYVTVNSDDPPMFGTDLNHEYTVAAGLLGLDEAGIAELARQGVRASFLDDAGKAAIIAEIDAYLKGWQAL
- a CDS encoding TIGR03364 family FAD-dependent oxidoreductase, which gives rise to MRVIVVGAGALGTMHAWHLVERGHEVVHLEREPQARGASVRNFGLVWVGGRAEGPELATALRARELWGAIAEQVPEVGFRADGSLTVVRTEAEYAVAAEAAARPDAGVRGWELLDADAVRKHNPALRGELLGGLWCAQDAQVEPRVTQRALQDRLAASGRYTFLGGREVREVVGRGVRDDRGELHSGDAVVLCTGAWLGGLVRELAPELPVRRVRLQMMQTEPLGEQLTTSVADGDSFRYYPAYAGPALEALNSAQPQHPVAAGHRMQLLLVQRADGSLTIGDTHEYDQPFGFDVVEEPYTYLAGVAEHLLGRPLPPVRRRWAGVYAQCVDTAEVVHRQQVRDGVWLVTGPGGRGMTCSPAIGEATVTEMGL
- a CDS encoding phosphonatase-like hydrolase, whose protein sequence is MADQTAAGRETGPRTRLVVLDMAGTTVADDGLVEQAFDAAAAELGVVHGTDEHARMVQHVRDTMGESKISVFRALFGDEAKAQQGNRAFEAAYDRLVDQGHCAALPGAEKAVRELRGAGLTVVLTTGFSGPTQQRILTALGWESLADLVLCPADAGGRGRPYPDLALAALLRTGAADDVRELAVVGDTGYDMLCGARSGAGVVAGVLTGAHDAERLRAGGATHVLASVAELPQLLLG
- a CDS encoding HAD-IIA family hydrolase, producing the protein MAERKPVESWLTDMDGVLVHEGTIIPGADEFISRLRQSGKPFLVLTNNSIYTPRDLHARLAGMGLDVPEECIWTSALATAKFLHGQRPAGTAYVIGEAGLTTALHAIGYVLTDSRPDYVVLGETRTYSFEALTKAIRLINDGARFICTNPDETGPSTEGVLPATGSVAALITKATGVEPYFVGKPNPLMMREALNTLNAHSETTAMIGDRMDTDIKSGMEAGLETVLVLTGLTQQTEVERFPYRPSRVVKSVADLIEEI
- a CDS encoding class F sortase translates to MAELRLPGRSVRRTVGLATGTLSGCLCAVAFAGAALGLAHADRGLAAAGPQSAAASTASTSDDALHRTPGRAARTVHRPLDRSTPIQFSIPSVGLTAPLLGLGMDSKGSPELPPFSQPRTAGWLRDSVTPGEAGTAVLVGHVDTRTGPAVMWNLSAVRPGAQVEVVRLDGTTAVFTVDRLKTYAKTGFPAALVYGPSPDAELRIITCGGGYDRARQEYTGNVVLFAHLSGVR
- a CDS encoding TetR/AcrR family transcriptional regulator; the encoded protein is MAAERSAGRPARRTPVWARPRVAGRGPQPSLTLPAIVAAAVAVADAEGVDAVSMRRIATELGVGTMSLYRYVETKDDLLDLMADQVFGEGGSGRGHLDDWRADLHRFAVGYRDLLLRHPWLLPVGLSRPPLGPNVLRRTEWLLGCLDGRGLGIDEMAGLTGVVVAYVRGVALAEIAEAEAARRTGRSQDDYRRLVGPYLTDVFAAGQHPLMARFVAEADDRPDPDRVFRRGLERVLDGVAAALAAAADDRTGSGSGSGADSGSGSGSGSGPGEGSGTGG
- the ung gene encoding uracil-DNA glycosylase — encoded protein: MSLSPSPLDEFALPESWQGVLAGETAKPYFAQLAEFVAAERAAGQVFPPSGEVFSALEATPYGQVKVLLLGQDPYHDDNQAHGMCFSVKRGVRVPPSLRNVYKELGTDLGLPTPDHGNLQAWADQGVLLLNAVLTVRAHEANSHKGKGWETFTDAVIRAVNEQPEPVVFVLWGGYAKKKLPLIDTSRNAVVQMGHPSPLSVKHFLGTRPFSQVDKALADLGRPPVDWRLPD
- a CDS encoding DedA family protein, whose translation is MSAAASLFDSSWVSIAAVLAVVSDAFVPLIPDGTVVIAATLDSHTSPLLLGVAVALASFCGDLLLLRAARRAAGWAQRRLNRKPGAAAAAAHVLGLLETKRGRTILLLRFVTGGRSLLDLLVGTSTKPPRHYLRWSALSSTVWATYIVGLGYLNAHTFNTSWISFAVSCVAAGAVSAVIARMVQRQRRQARAAAASAAGATAPAEARAQPADPAHAHAPALPQIPAQASAPASASVAVAASVPAQAAAAEPETAPAAG